From Anaerolineae bacterium, the proteins below share one genomic window:
- a CDS encoding methyltransferase domain-containing protein, which translates to MSAFPLLVLSHYQAQALLDAHAQGRPQVDISPDLGRSTTTVSLSAEGVRFPQGVQVAWEVIQAIAGDENGCFALTPTGEAERIQAFSEVTGRLITLYPTSGAPTMLLSGVPMHRIKGVGPWEDTRGKVRALGKVQGRVLDTATGLGYTAIQLAVRARQVDTIELDPAVLTVARQNPWSQELFTAPNIVRHEGDTFDVVAELPAGAFDAVLHDPPAFSLAGHLYGVDFYRELYRVLRPGGRLFHYIGDPRSKSGRNITRGVLERLRAAGFRSLRPRPKAFGVVGRK; encoded by the coding sequence ATGAGTGCATTCCCTCTCCTCGTGCTTTCTCACTACCAGGCTCAGGCCCTGCTGGATGCCCACGCCCAGGGGCGCCCCCAGGTAGACATCTCCCCCGACCTGGGGCGCTCCACGACGACCGTGAGCCTGAGCGCGGAAGGCGTGCGTTTCCCCCAGGGCGTTCAAGTGGCTTGGGAGGTCATTCAGGCCATCGCCGGGGATGAAAATGGTTGCTTTGCCCTCACCCCCACGGGGGAAGCGGAACGCATCCAGGCTTTTTCGGAAGTCACCGGTCGCCTGATCACCCTTTACCCCACCTCTGGCGCACCGACCATGCTGCTCTCCGGTGTGCCCATGCACCGCATCAAGGGCGTGGGCCCCTGGGAAGACACCCGTGGCAAAGTCCGCGCCTTGGGGAAAGTACAGGGGCGGGTTCTCGACACGGCCACCGGCCTGGGCTACACCGCCATCCAACTGGCCGTCCGAGCCCGCCAGGTGGACACCATCGAACTGGACCCTGCGGTGCTGACCGTGGCCCGCCAAAACCCCTGGTCCCAGGAACTGTTCACCGCGCCCAATATCGTCCGCCATGAAGGGGACACTTTCGATGTGGTAGCCGAACTGCCCGCCGGGGCCTTTGACGCCGTGCTGCACGACCCACCAGCCTTCAGCCTGGCCGGACACCTCTACGGCGTGGATTTCTACCGCGAACTGTACCGTGTGCTGCGCCCCGGCGGTCGCCTGTTCCACTATATCGGCGATCCCAGGAGCAAATCGGGGCGCAACATCACCCGTGGCGTGCTGGAACGCCTGCGGGCCGCTGGCTTCCGCAGCCTGCGCCCCCGCCCCAAGGCCTTTGGCGTGGTGGGGCGAAAATGA